A part of Streptomyces sp. NBC_01451 genomic DNA contains:
- a CDS encoding NAD-dependent succinate-semialdehyde dehydrogenase: MTTDHGYPAVRMYIAGEWCQGGAGRTAPIVNPATGETIGEVPLATTADLDRALDAAAEGFRVWRGTPVARRTAILHAAADLLTERAAEIGRTMTLEQGKPLAEATGEARRVADTLRWHADDARRAYGRVIPAEPGTLLTVRREPVGPVAAFVPWNFPAGGPMRKISSALSAGCSIVIKASEETPATAMELVRCFADAGVPAGALNLVFGEPAEVSAHLIASPVTRLVAFTGSVPVGKLLAAAAGKVMKPSLMELGGHAPVIVCADADPVKAARRAARAKFVNAGQVCTSPSRFLVHDSLTEEFTAEFVKAAESLVVGDGLTEGTTMGPLANERRLKSLERLTADAVARGAKILTGGERLDRPGYFFAPTVLTEVPEDAELLHEEPFGPVAPIMPFTGLDEALRTANALPYGLAAYGFTDSAATAERLSAELEAGILSINHCGGSVHEAPSGGVKDSGYGREGGPEALDAYLVTKRISHLLAP; the protein is encoded by the coding sequence GCCAGGGCGGAGCCGGACGTACCGCCCCGATCGTGAACCCGGCCACCGGGGAGACGATCGGCGAGGTACCGCTCGCCACCACCGCCGACCTCGACCGTGCCCTCGATGCCGCAGCCGAGGGCTTCAGAGTGTGGCGCGGCACCCCCGTCGCCCGGCGCACCGCGATCCTGCACGCCGCCGCCGACCTGCTCACCGAGCGCGCCGCCGAGATCGGCCGGACCATGACCCTGGAGCAGGGCAAGCCGCTGGCCGAGGCGACCGGCGAGGCCCGGCGGGTCGCGGACACGCTGCGCTGGCACGCCGACGACGCCCGGCGCGCCTACGGCCGCGTCATTCCCGCCGAACCCGGCACCTTGCTCACCGTGCGCCGCGAACCGGTCGGACCCGTCGCCGCCTTCGTGCCGTGGAACTTCCCGGCGGGCGGGCCGATGCGGAAGATCTCCTCGGCCCTGTCCGCCGGATGTTCGATCGTCATCAAGGCCTCGGAGGAGACCCCGGCCACCGCGATGGAGCTGGTGCGCTGCTTCGCGGACGCCGGGGTCCCGGCCGGGGCGCTGAACCTCGTGTTCGGCGAGCCGGCCGAGGTCTCCGCGCACCTGATCGCCTCGCCGGTCACCCGCCTGGTCGCCTTCACCGGCTCCGTGCCTGTCGGCAAGCTCCTCGCCGCCGCGGCCGGCAAGGTGATGAAGCCCTCCCTGATGGAGCTGGGCGGCCACGCCCCGGTGATCGTCTGCGCGGACGCCGACCCCGTGAAGGCCGCGCGCAGGGCCGCCCGGGCGAAGTTCGTCAACGCCGGCCAGGTCTGCACCTCACCGAGCCGTTTCCTCGTCCACGACAGCCTCACCGAGGAGTTCACCGCCGAGTTCGTGAAGGCCGCCGAATCCCTCGTCGTCGGAGACGGACTGACGGAGGGCACCACCATGGGGCCGCTGGCCAACGAGCGCCGGCTGAAGTCCCTGGAACGGCTCACCGCCGACGCCGTCGCCCGCGGCGCCAAGATCCTCACCGGCGGCGAGCGCCTTGACCGCCCCGGGTACTTCTTCGCGCCGACCGTCCTGACCGAGGTGCCCGAAGACGCGGAACTCCTCCACGAGGAGCCGTTCGGCCCGGTCGCGCCCATCATGCCGTTCACCGGCCTCGACGAGGCACTGCGGACGGCGAACGCGCTGCCGTACGGCCTGGCCGCTTACGGGTTCACCGACTCCGCGGCGACCGCCGAGAGGCTGTCGGCCGAGCTGGAGGCCGGGATCCTGTCGATCAACCACTGCGGTGGCTCCGTCCACGAGGCACCCTCCGGAGGTGTCAAGGACAGTGGCTACGGCCGTGAGGGCGGCCCGGAGGCGCTGGACGCCTACCTGGTCACCAAGCGGATATCCCACCTGCTGGCCCCATGA
- a CDS encoding fumarylacetoacetate hydrolase family protein, with protein sequence MRYARVSVGGRSVWGRVRETDVELLSGSPIDGDPDVLGTVQRDSAVWLPPVVPPVFYAVGMNYPRHIKHAGAAVPDRPEVGYRANNALTGHRSPIVKPADVEGRFEAEPELVAVIGRTLRHATYEEARASIFGWTIGNDVSARTWQHQDRSFWRSKNSDTFKPMGPWIETDVDALAQTTTLRLNGEVRAEFPTGDMVFDPFDHLVEITRHITVHPGDVLWMGAESTCQIAPGDTVDVEISGIGVLSNPVLLEGSQS encoded by the coding sequence ATGAGGTACGCGCGAGTCTCGGTGGGCGGGCGATCGGTGTGGGGCCGGGTGCGGGAGACGGACGTCGAGCTGCTGTCCGGCTCGCCGATCGACGGTGACCCGGATGTCCTCGGCACCGTCCAGCGCGACTCGGCCGTCTGGCTGCCGCCCGTCGTCCCGCCCGTGTTCTACGCCGTCGGCATGAACTACCCGCGGCACATCAAGCACGCCGGTGCCGCGGTCCCGGACCGCCCCGAGGTCGGGTACCGGGCCAACAACGCGCTCACCGGCCACCGTTCGCCCATCGTCAAGCCCGCTGATGTGGAAGGGCGGTTCGAGGCCGAACCCGAACTCGTCGCCGTCATCGGCCGGACGCTGCGGCACGCGACGTACGAGGAAGCGCGCGCGTCGATCTTCGGCTGGACCATCGGCAACGACGTCAGCGCCCGCACCTGGCAGCACCAGGACCGTTCGTTCTGGCGCAGCAAGAACAGCGACACGTTCAAGCCCATGGGGCCCTGGATCGAGACCGACGTCGACGCTCTCGCGCAGACCACCACGCTTCGCCTCAACGGCGAGGTCCGCGCCGAATTCCCCACCGGGGACATGGTGTTCGACCCCTTCGACCACCTCGTCGAGATCACCCGGCACATCACCGTGCATCCGGGCGACGTGCTGTGGATGGGCGCCGAGTCCACGTGCCAGATCGCCCCCGGGGACACCGTCGACGTCGAGATCAGCGGCATCGGTGTGCTGTCCAACCCCGTACTACTCGAAGGAAGTCAGTCATGA
- a CDS encoding VOC family protein yields MSSEPRYIHHVNFPTTDPDRTAAWYTQVFGMKRIMPKSNTRVVLMTRGNFDLHFTPVEEMERMAPYHFAVEVDDWDDFLAHLQELGIRHTRPIQRPENQSKFCYIHDPDHTMIELVWHGKRPN; encoded by the coding sequence ATGAGCAGTGAGCCCCGCTACATCCATCACGTCAACTTTCCCACCACCGATCCCGACCGGACCGCCGCCTGGTACACCCAGGTCTTCGGGATGAAGCGGATCATGCCCAAGTCCAACACCCGTGTGGTGCTGATGACCCGGGGCAACTTCGACCTGCACTTCACCCCGGTCGAGGAGATGGAGCGTATGGCGCCCTACCACTTCGCCGTGGAGGTCGACGACTGGGACGACTTCCTCGCCCATCTCCAGGAGCTGGGCATCCGGCACACCCGTCCCATCCAACGCCCGGAGAACCAGTCCAAGTTCTGCTACATCCACGACCCCGACCACACCATGATCGAACTGGTCTGGCACGGCAAGCGCCCCAACTGA
- a CDS encoding alpha/beta fold hydrolase encodes MPIADSDGTSLYYERHGSGPAILFVHGSGGHHAAWWQQVAALRDEFTVVTVDLRGFGNSDAPTPPDSSTPEFDGQDFPWDIVAVLDQEDLTDVMLVGQSIGSVAALRAALLRPERVGSVVLGHSLGGISHPELKELAAADRAEAVKLPVIDRLLTRRFQRERADLTFLFQQMGTFNVAKMADLRNLDTGGPTLEDIQDAGVTVAFLAGEKDAVLSVKTVTRAHELLPGSRLEIVTGAPHSMYWEVPDRYNAAVAHLRRTLTAPKEAA; translated from the coding sequence ATGCCTATTGCCGACTCCGACGGCACCTCCCTCTACTACGAGCGCCACGGCAGCGGTCCGGCGATCCTGTTCGTGCACGGCAGCGGCGGGCATCATGCCGCCTGGTGGCAGCAAGTGGCCGCCCTGCGGGACGAGTTCACGGTCGTCACCGTGGACCTGCGCGGCTTCGGCAACTCAGATGCACCCACCCCTCCGGACTCGTCGACGCCCGAGTTCGACGGCCAGGACTTCCCCTGGGACATCGTCGCCGTCCTCGACCAGGAGGACCTGACCGATGTGATGCTCGTCGGCCAGTCCATCGGCTCCGTCGCCGCGCTCCGCGCCGCCCTGCTGCGCCCCGAACGGGTCGGCTCGGTCGTCCTCGGACACTCCCTGGGCGGCATCAGCCACCCCGAACTCAAGGAGCTCGCCGCCGCAGACCGGGCCGAGGCCGTCAAACTCCCCGTCATCGACCGCCTGCTCACCCGGCGGTTCCAGCGGGAGCGGGCCGATCTCACCTTCCTCTTCCAGCAGATGGGCACCTTCAACGTCGCGAAGATGGCCGACCTGCGCAACCTCGACACCGGCGGCCCGACCCTGGAGGACATCCAGGACGCGGGCGTCACGGTCGCCTTTCTGGCCGGCGAGAAGGACGCGGTGCTCAGTGTGAAGACCGTGACCCGCGCCCACGAACTGCTGCCCGGCTCGCGCCTGGAGATCGTCACCGGCGCCCCGCACTCCATGTACTGGGAGGTCCCCGACCGGTACAACGCGGCCGTCGCCCACCTGCGCCGCACCCTCACCGCACCTAAGGAAGCAGCATGA
- a CDS encoding GlcG/HbpS family heme-binding protein has translation MTSLTLDAADAIIDAALKHALSGGKAVSVAVVDTGGFVISVRRADGARPLTPDIARAKAYTAAVMQRPGRMLKKWQETQPVFFSQLSQLPGAALPIMATEGSVTIKKDGEIIGGLGIAGGTADEDQQIADEVLESLGYELEFAAWGVAGTPATPGKDV, from the coding sequence ATGACCAGCCTCACCCTCGACGCCGCGGACGCGATCATCGACGCGGCCCTGAAGCACGCCCTGTCCGGCGGAAAGGCGGTGAGCGTCGCCGTCGTGGACACGGGCGGCTTCGTCATCAGCGTCCGCCGCGCGGACGGGGCTCGTCCGCTCACCCCCGACATCGCGCGCGCCAAGGCCTACACCGCCGCCGTGATGCAACGGCCCGGCAGGATGCTGAAGAAGTGGCAGGAGACCCAGCCTGTCTTCTTCTCCCAGCTCTCCCAGCTCCCCGGCGCGGCCCTGCCGATCATGGCCACCGAGGGCAGCGTCACCATCAAGAAGGACGGCGAGATCATCGGCGGCCTCGGCATCGCCGGCGGCACCGCCGACGAGGACCAGCAGATCGCCGACGAGGTCCTCGAATCCCTCGGCTACGAGCTGGAGTTCGCCGCCTGGGGCGTCGCGGGCACACCGGCCACGCCCGGAAAGGACGTCTGA
- a CDS encoding methionine synthase II (cobalamin-independent)-like protein, which yields MADTFNYRIDHHGSLVRPAELAAARASGGDPQALLDAELRAVQEAVAYQRKLRSTVVTDGDFPREDFRSAVLDAVSGFRRTDETGADGLTRWVAESLPKANGPLLADWAARLAELTVIAPKASLPSPAYLAATTFRPGLGPASARELGEALAEIIHAEIELLVSRGVRLIQLNNPLLLAQLATDPADPGALSFEDALAVDALAVRPGERQEGVRIGVAPGWAAPVAVDMARAEKLYGAIAADRWVLPFDQGTEAELDLVRALPEDRDVCLGVVDATVPQLEDLDTVMARIDAVGEFKDLEDAAVSPSRGFADVAGRPLLSAEAQRGKLVLVETVARYVWGNEF from the coding sequence ATGGCGGACACGTTCAACTACCGCATCGACCACCACGGCAGCCTGGTCCGCCCCGCCGAGCTGGCCGCGGCCCGCGCCTCGGGCGGTGACCCGCAGGCCCTGCTGGACGCAGAGCTCCGCGCCGTCCAGGAGGCCGTGGCGTACCAGCGCAAGCTGCGTTCCACCGTCGTCACCGACGGCGACTTCCCGCGCGAGGACTTCCGCAGCGCCGTCCTCGACGCCGTCTCCGGCTTCCGCCGTACGGACGAGACGGGTGCCGACGGACTCACCCGCTGGGTGGCGGAGTCGCTGCCCAAGGCCAACGGCCCGCTGCTCGCGGACTGGGCGGCGCGCCTCGCCGAGCTGACGGTGATCGCGCCGAAGGCGTCGCTGCCCTCTCCCGCGTACCTCGCCGCCACCACGTTCCGGCCCGGCCTCGGCCCGGCCTCCGCCCGTGAGCTGGGCGAGGCACTCGCGGAGATCATCCACGCGGAGATCGAGCTGCTGGTCTCCAGGGGAGTCCGTCTGATCCAGCTCAACAACCCTCTCCTGCTGGCCCAGTTGGCCACCGACCCGGCCGACCCGGGCGCGCTGTCCTTCGAGGACGCGCTGGCCGTCGACGCGCTGGCGGTACGGCCGGGCGAGCGCCAGGAGGGTGTACGGATCGGTGTGGCACCAGGCTGGGCGGCGCCGGTGGCGGTGGACATGGCCCGCGCCGAAAAGCTGTACGGCGCGATCGCCGCCGACCGCTGGGTCCTGCCGTTCGACCAGGGGACGGAGGCCGAACTCGACCTCGTCAGGGCGCTGCCCGAGGACCGGGACGTGTGCCTGGGCGTCGTGGACGCGACCGTGCCGCAGCTGGAGGATCTCGACACGGTGATGGCCAGGATCGACGCGGTCGGCGAGTTCAAGGACCTGGAGGACGCGGCCGTGTCCCCGTCCCGGGGCTTCGCCGACGTGGCGGGCCGGCCGCTGCTGAGCGCGGAGGCGCAGCGCGGGAAACTCGTGCTGGTGGAGACGGTCGCCCGGTATGTCTGGGGCAACGAGTTCTGA
- a CDS encoding putative quinol monooxygenase: MACTVIAHYRCAPTDEATVRAALLKAQEATRTEPANLMYEVHTVTGEPGGFLLYERYTDQAGFEAHKAAEHFQELIVKTTWPLLTDRSVTFAESI, from the coding sequence ATGGCCTGCACAGTCATCGCCCACTACCGCTGCGCGCCCACCGACGAGGCCACGGTCCGGGCCGCGCTGCTGAAGGCTCAGGAGGCGACCCGTACCGAGCCGGCCAACCTGATGTACGAGGTACACACCGTGACCGGTGAGCCCGGCGGTTTCCTCCTCTACGAGCGATACACCGATCAGGCCGGATTCGAGGCCCACAAGGCGGCCGAGCACTTCCAGGAGCTGATCGTGAAGACGACGTGGCCGCTGCTGACGGATCGGTCGGTGACGTTCGCCGAGTCGATCTGA
- a CDS encoding aldehyde dehydrogenase family protein, whose amino-acid sequence MRTVEILSGGEWVTTGEWIDVHDPADVRTPIVRVPALAAKDVTRAYDHAARGFAVWKRTSPFERSRIMTDAARLIRERADAVAADVTAENGKTLAEARGETLKAADFLEYYAGLARQGYGTLLHDVRPNHRTHTQREPIGVILVISPWNDPLITPARKLAPLLAAGNTAVFKPATETPVSGLHFARALHDAGLPAGVLNVVTGRTAEIEEALLDDSRIAGVTFTGSNSVGNRIRRRLADRNVRFQGELGGKNASVVLADADLPAAAKAVVAAAFGQAGQRCTATSRVIVERPVYAEFTRLLVAEVETLKVGPGSDPSTTLCPLSSPRQRDSVLADIGRAVEQGATVLTGGRADTEGERVHGCYVRPTVLAGVTPDTAVWREEVFGPVLAVREVDDFTSAVEAVNDSGFGLAAAVFTRDLARAYRFADEAECGQVAVNTTTTGWDVHLPFGGFRDSGTAYKEQGDEVLRFSTRVKTVAVHFGAPEQTGA is encoded by the coding sequence ATGCGCACGGTGGAAATCCTCTCCGGCGGGGAGTGGGTCACGACCGGGGAGTGGATCGACGTCCACGACCCGGCCGACGTCCGCACCCCGATCGTCCGCGTCCCCGCCCTCGCCGCCAAGGACGTCACCCGGGCCTACGACCACGCGGCGCGCGGTTTCGCCGTCTGGAAGCGCACCAGCCCCTTCGAGCGGTCCCGGATCATGACCGACGCGGCCCGGCTGATCCGCGAGCGGGCCGACGCCGTCGCGGCCGACGTCACCGCCGAGAACGGCAAGACCTTGGCCGAGGCCCGGGGTGAGACTCTGAAGGCCGCCGACTTCCTGGAGTACTACGCAGGGCTGGCGCGCCAGGGCTACGGCACCCTCCTGCACGACGTGCGCCCGAACCACCGTACGCACACCCAGCGCGAGCCGATCGGCGTGATCCTGGTGATCAGCCCGTGGAACGACCCGCTGATCACCCCGGCCCGCAAGCTCGCCCCGCTCCTGGCCGCCGGCAACACGGCCGTGTTCAAGCCCGCCACCGAGACCCCGGTCTCCGGACTGCACTTCGCGCGCGCCCTGCACGACGCCGGACTGCCCGCCGGTGTGCTGAACGTCGTGACGGGCCGTACTGCCGAGATCGAGGAGGCGCTCCTGGACGACTCGCGGATCGCCGGAGTCACCTTCACCGGCTCCAACTCGGTCGGAAACCGCATCCGGCGGCGCCTCGCCGACCGCAACGTCCGCTTCCAGGGCGAACTCGGCGGCAAGAACGCCTCCGTTGTCCTGGCCGACGCCGACCTGCCGGCCGCCGCGAAGGCCGTCGTGGCAGCGGCCTTCGGCCAGGCCGGACAACGGTGCACCGCCACCAGCAGGGTGATCGTCGAGCGGCCCGTGTACGCGGAGTTCACCCGGCTGCTGGTCGCCGAGGTCGAGACGCTGAAGGTCGGGCCGGGCAGCGATCCGTCGACCACCCTGTGCCCGCTGTCCAGCCCCAGGCAACGGGACTCCGTCCTCGCCGACATCGGCCGCGCGGTCGAGCAGGGCGCCACCGTCCTCACCGGCGGCCGTGCGGACACCGAGGGCGAGCGCGTGCACGGCTGCTACGTGCGGCCGACCGTGCTAGCCGGTGTCACCCCCGACACGGCCGTCTGGCGCGAGGAGGTCTTCGGCCCGGTCCTCGCCGTCCGCGAGGTCGACGACTTCACCTCCGCCGTCGAGGCCGTCAACGACTCCGGCTTCGGGCTGGCCGCCGCCGTCTTCACCCGCGACCTCGCCCGCGCGTACCGCTTCGCGGACGAGGCCGAGTGCGGGCAGGTCGCCGTCAACACGACCACCACCGGCTGGGACGTGCACCTGCCCTTCGGCGGGTTCCGCGACTCCGGCACGGCGTACAAGGAGCAGGGCGACGAGGTCCTGCGGTTCTCCACCCGCGTCAAGACGGTGGCGGTCCACTTCGGCGCTCCGGAGCAGACCGGTGCCTGA
- the lhgO gene encoding L-2-hydroxyglutarate oxidase: protein MPDETVGVVGAGIVGLATAREITLRRPGTRVVVFEKEREVSLHQTGHNSGVVHAGIYYAPGSLKAGLTVRGVSLLREYCQDRRLPYQEIGKLVVAVRDDELGRMNSLYERARNNHVPDLRKISQEEIRELEPNVGGVAALHSPRTAITDYPAIARAFAQDVTGSGGEVRLGFPVTGITDVPGGIEVASARERVRVDRLILCAGLQSDVVARLAQDGREPRIVPFRGEYLLLRPGRTDLVRGLVYPVPDPRYPFLGVHFTPRVDGSVEVGPNAVLALAREGYTRTRVSPRDLLGLAAYPGTWRMAARHWRTGVREYRGSFSRTAFMKDARLYVPGVGVQDVVRGGAGVRAQALDRDGTLVDDFRIHRAGRVTAVRNAPSPAATAAMAIAEHIVHAAFEDAPATRHP from the coding sequence GTGCCTGACGAGACCGTGGGCGTCGTCGGGGCGGGCATCGTGGGACTGGCCACGGCCCGCGAGATCACCCTGAGGCGGCCCGGCACCCGGGTCGTGGTCTTCGAGAAGGAGCGTGAGGTCTCGCTCCACCAGACCGGCCACAACTCGGGCGTCGTCCACGCCGGCATCTACTACGCCCCCGGCAGCCTGAAGGCCGGCCTGACGGTCCGCGGTGTGTCCCTGCTGCGTGAGTACTGCCAGGACCGCCGGTTGCCGTACCAGGAGATCGGCAAGCTGGTCGTCGCCGTCCGCGACGACGAACTCGGCCGTATGAACAGCCTCTACGAGCGGGCCAGGAACAACCACGTACCCGATCTGAGGAAGATCTCCCAGGAGGAGATCCGCGAGCTGGAGCCGAACGTCGGCGGAGTCGCCGCCCTGCACTCCCCGCGCACCGCGATCACCGACTACCCGGCGATCGCCCGCGCCTTCGCCCAGGACGTGACCGGCTCCGGCGGCGAGGTGAGGCTCGGCTTCCCGGTCACCGGCATCACCGACGTGCCCGGCGGCATCGAGGTGGCCTCCGCGCGGGAACGCGTCCGGGTGGACCGGCTGATCCTGTGCGCGGGCCTGCAGTCGGACGTGGTGGCGAGGCTGGCGCAGGACGGACGGGAGCCGCGGATCGTCCCGTTCCGGGGCGAGTACCTGCTGCTCAGGCCCGGGAGGACCGACCTGGTCCGCGGTCTGGTCTACCCGGTGCCGGATCCGCGCTATCCCTTCCTCGGCGTGCACTTCACGCCCCGCGTCGACGGCTCGGTGGAGGTCGGCCCCAACGCGGTCCTCGCCCTGGCCCGGGAGGGCTACACCCGCACCCGTGTCTCGCCGAGGGACCTCCTCGGTCTCGCCGCCTACCCCGGCACCTGGCGGATGGCCGCCCGGCACTGGCGTACCGGTGTCCGGGAGTACCGCGGCTCGTTCTCCCGGACGGCCTTCATGAAGGACGCCAGGCTGTACGTCCCCGGCGTCGGCGTCCAGGACGTCGTGCGCGGCGGAGCGGGCGTCCGCGCCCAGGCACTGGACCGCGACGGCACCCTCGTGGACGACTTCCGTATCCACCGGGCGGGCCGTGTCACCGCCGTACGCAACGCCCCCTCGCCGGCGGCCACGGCCGCCATGGCGATCGCCGAGCACATCGTGCACGCCGCCTTCGAGGACGCGCCCGCGACCCGGCACCCGTGA
- a CDS encoding amidohydrolase family protein, with product MFVVDTQIHIWLEETPDRPWVPGARERIRLNGHREDPFSYEEALELMDEAGVNRALILPPSWEGDRIDYALKACEAHPDRFGIMARIPQNKPEEGKAMLADFAQNPHVKGTRLTFHRPIDRNWMIDGTNEWYWPIAEELRIPTMVHAPIWKRELGEIAAKHPELKIIIDHMGIMARCVDDAIGYWVQETADLAVHPNIYVKVSALPGYSTQPFPNNNIQKYVREMVDKMGPQRCFYGTDITRLLGHGITYTDTIEQFTKHWDFTPEELEWIMGRGISEVLNWPVEG from the coding sequence ATGTTCGTCGTCGACACCCAGATCCACATTTGGCTGGAGGAGACCCCGGACCGCCCCTGGGTCCCGGGCGCGCGTGAGCGGATCCGGCTGAACGGCCACCGTGAGGACCCCTTCTCGTACGAGGAGGCCCTTGAGCTCATGGACGAGGCCGGCGTCAACCGCGCGCTGATCCTGCCGCCGTCCTGGGAGGGCGACCGCATCGACTACGCCCTGAAGGCGTGCGAGGCGCACCCCGACCGCTTCGGCATCATGGCGCGCATCCCGCAGAACAAGCCCGAAGAGGGCAAGGCCATGCTCGCGGACTTCGCGCAGAACCCGCACGTCAAGGGCACGCGGCTGACCTTCCACCGGCCGATCGACCGCAACTGGATGATCGACGGCACCAACGAGTGGTACTGGCCGATCGCCGAGGAACTGCGCATCCCGACGATGGTCCACGCCCCGATCTGGAAGCGCGAGCTCGGCGAGATCGCCGCCAAGCACCCCGAGCTGAAGATCATCATCGACCACATGGGCATCATGGCCCGCTGCGTCGACGACGCGATCGGCTACTGGGTCCAGGAGACCGCCGACCTGGCCGTCCACCCGAACATCTACGTCAAGGTCTCGGCCCTGCCGGGCTACTCCACCCAGCCCTTCCCGAACAACAACATCCAGAAGTACGTGCGCGAGATGGTCGACAAGATGGGCCCGCAGCGCTGCTTCTACGGCACCGACATCACCCGGCTGCTCGGACACGGCATCACCTACACCGACACGATCGAGCAGTTCACCAAGCACTGGGACTTCACGCCCGAGGAGCTCGAATGGATCATGGGCCGCGGCATCTCCGAGGTCCTGAACTGGCCGGTCGAGGGCTGA